The Vibrio nitrifigilis genome window below encodes:
- a CDS encoding GNAT family N-acetyltransferase → MYIQLASVGDLDAFFIHVQNQFDDNGMNGSPLFMPNNRGTARVNDSMRFNYEYGIGTCYSDIGWRRVWLAKDDHGKVMGDAVLKRDELETSSHRVWLGMGVARECRGCGVGTALLKTVIDYARRSSKIKWLDLEVLADNSSAIHLYQNQGFDIVCKLEDKYRIDGESISEYLMTKHVDDVFVNRAHQTK, encoded by the coding sequence ATGTATATACAGTTAGCATCGGTGGGAGATCTCGATGCTTTTTTTATCCATGTGCAAAATCAGTTTGACGATAATGGGATGAACGGATCACCACTGTTTATGCCTAATAATCGAGGCACTGCACGAGTGAATGACTCTATGCGCTTTAATTATGAATATGGGATTGGTACGTGTTACTCAGATATTGGTTGGCGAAGGGTGTGGTTAGCAAAGGATGATCATGGCAAAGTGATGGGGGATGCTGTGCTTAAGCGCGATGAATTAGAAACCAGTTCTCATCGGGTATGGTTAGGCATGGGCGTTGCACGGGAATGTCGTGGCTGCGGCGTTGGAACTGCGTTATTGAAAACCGTGATCGATTATGCAAGGCGATCAAGTAAGATTAAATGGCTGGATTTGGAAGTGCTAGCTGATAACTCATCGGCGATTCATTTATATCAAAATCAAGGGTTTGATATTGTGTGCAAGCTGGAAGATAAATATCGCATTGATGGTGAATCGATCTCTGAATATTTAATGACTAAGCACGTTGATGATGTGTTTGTTAATAGAGCTCACCAAACGAAATAA
- a CDS encoding EAL domain-containing protein has product MIYEKYSSRQLTACTVVLLFFIAHIIAYSLITVSSIRSLEEHAKEGSELALNRINSIVESISEQSKSRLYPLAGNCAEFSYAAELYVLTSPYVRSVSVVKDQHISCSTIAGVNGNPYLSVNEQLPIQLNYYAQSPVFIHNASADVVILNIKVSDAHMLFGITPQVLSNFLFTDLEHVHFRLNAVIGGHVLDAKALPKMSGYMDHMGMQDVVSNPYIDIYYSIDGKDFLANLVDTNLSTYLLFTVGTLLLCILLYMFCKDFDWLRLAITEALYKKQFVPYVQPLIDSEKRLVGVEVLVRWHHPLLGTIPPNLFISCAEQSGQISSISHMLMDRVIAFFEQYKTSLPEGFHIGFNACAFELNSRQFYEDCSRFVEQLGEHIHLVVEITERQKIPLTPVFLEQLERYQKLGIEIAADDFGTEHSSLVYFKKIDFDYLKIDKQFVDLILSDDLDHAIIDNVIDLKRRINIPAVAEGIETIEQFDYLKDKGVELFQGYHFGRPQPLDDFANEHLNKVKPKENLLVDF; this is encoded by the coding sequence ATGATTTATGAGAAATACAGCAGCCGGCAGTTAACCGCTTGTACCGTCGTATTGCTCTTTTTTATTGCTCATATCATCGCTTATTCTTTAATCACAGTGTCATCCATTCGTTCATTAGAAGAGCATGCTAAAGAAGGTAGCGAGTTAGCTTTAAATCGCATCAACTCCATTGTGGAAAGTATTTCTGAGCAGAGCAAATCGCGGCTCTATCCTTTAGCGGGTAATTGTGCAGAGTTTTCTTATGCTGCAGAGCTTTATGTACTGACTAGCCCATATGTTCGCTCAGTCAGCGTGGTGAAAGATCAACATATCAGCTGCAGTACAATCGCTGGCGTTAATGGTAACCCTTATCTCTCTGTTAATGAGCAATTACCCATCCAACTGAATTATTACGCTCAAAGTCCAGTCTTTATTCATAATGCCAGCGCTGATGTGGTGATCTTAAACATCAAGGTTAGTGACGCCCACATGTTGTTTGGTATTACGCCACAGGTGCTGTCCAATTTCTTATTTACCGATTTGGAGCATGTCCATTTTCGTCTGAATGCCGTTATCGGTGGGCATGTTCTTGATGCGAAAGCGTTGCCGAAAATGAGCGGTTATATGGATCATATGGGAATGCAAGATGTGGTTAGTAACCCATATATCGATATCTATTACTCGATTGATGGCAAAGACTTTCTCGCCAATCTGGTGGATACCAATCTTTCAACATACTTATTGTTTACCGTGGGTACGTTACTGCTGTGTATTCTGCTCTATATGTTTTGTAAAGATTTTGATTGGTTGCGCCTAGCGATTACAGAAGCTTTGTATAAAAAGCAATTTGTCCCTTATGTCCAACCACTGATTGATAGTGAAAAACGTCTGGTTGGGGTGGAAGTGTTGGTTCGGTGGCATCACCCACTGTTGGGGACCATCCCGCCAAACTTATTTATCTCCTGTGCTGAACAGAGTGGGCAAATTTCATCGATATCGCATATGTTGATGGATCGAGTTATCGCATTTTTTGAGCAATATAAAACGTCACTTCCCGAAGGATTTCATATTGGATTTAACGCCTGTGCTTTTGAACTTAACAGCCGACAATTTTATGAAGATTGCAGTCGTTTTGTTGAGCAACTTGGCGAGCATATCCATTTGGTCGTGGAAATAACCGAACGGCAAAAAATACCGCTCACTCCTGTATTTCTCGAACAATTAGAACGTTACCAAAAGTTAGGTATTGAAATCGCAGCGGATGACTTTGGTACTGAGCATTCCTCACTGGTCTATTTCAAAAAAATTGATTTCGACTATTTGAAAATTGATAAGCAGTTTGTTGATCTTATTCTCTCTGATGATCTAGATCATGCGATTATCGATAACGTGATCGATCTGAAAAGGCGCATCAATATTCCGGCTGTAGCCGAAGGTATTGAAACGATCGAGCAGTTTGATTATCTAAAAGACAAAGGGGTTGAGCTCTTTCAAGGGTATCACTTTGGTCGGCCGCAACCTCTTGATGATTTTGCGAATGAACATTTAAATAAAGTGAAACCGAAAGAGAATTTATTAGTTGATTTTTAA
- a CDS encoding LysR substrate-binding domain-containing protein: MDYRQLRSFLTLAEELHFGRSAARMNIAQPALSLHIKNLESELGFPLFIRDRRHVALTHEGKQLVDNARLAVNHYEKFRLAARSLKQGFKGQLSIGYVGSAILDPAFLRLINGYKSTKTSIDITLEELDVNEQLQYLLDGQIDIGVVRPPVPAESRFESIDFVTRHLLAVLPESHPLADGRPIALPDLANERFFIQKDPTGVGLGWSSIAACQRADFTPQQLELTKDVSVAIGSVAMGLGVSLVPETQASVQLSGIRYCPLSDTEATTSLRLAWLKEGSNQTVTDFVRYTRELIE; encoded by the coding sequence ATGGATTATCGCCAACTGCGCTCTTTTTTGACCTTAGCGGAAGAGCTCCATTTTGGCCGCAGCGCGGCTCGAATGAATATTGCTCAACCCGCTTTGAGCTTACATATCAAAAATTTAGAGTCTGAGCTTGGCTTCCCTTTGTTTATCAGAGATCGCCGCCATGTCGCGTTAACCCATGAAGGGAAACAACTGGTTGATAATGCACGTTTAGCGGTAAATCATTATGAAAAGTTCCGCTTGGCAGCTCGCAGTTTAAAACAAGGATTTAAAGGACAATTATCGATTGGGTATGTGGGCTCAGCCATCTTAGATCCTGCTTTTCTTAGGTTAATCAATGGTTATAAATCCACAAAGACTTCGATTGATATCACGTTAGAAGAGTTGGATGTTAACGAACAGTTACAGTATTTACTTGATGGGCAAATCGATATAGGCGTGGTTAGACCTCCAGTCCCTGCGGAAAGCCGTTTTGAATCGATTGATTTTGTCACTCGCCACCTGCTCGCCGTGCTGCCCGAATCTCATCCATTGGCAGACGGCCGTCCTATTGCCTTACCAGACCTCGCCAATGAGCGCTTTTTCATACAAAAAGATCCGACTGGTGTGGGGCTCGGTTGGTCCTCTATCGCGGCGTGTCAAAGAGCAGATTTTACGCCGCAACAACTTGAACTGACAAAAGATGTGTCGGTCGCCATAGGCTCGGTCGCAATGGGACTGGGCGTTTCATTAGTCCCTGAAACTCAAGCTTCTGTGCAACTATCAGGTATACGCTATTGCCCACTAAGTGATACTGAGGCAACAACATCGCTGCGCCTCGCTTGGCTAAAAGAAGGTAGCAATCAAACGGTCACGGATTTTGTGCGTTATACACGTGAATTAATTGAGTAA
- a CDS encoding UbiD family decarboxylase: protein MSDSNQPTDFPQVTDLRSALNVLRQYDNEVIETDTEVDPIAELSGVYRYVGAHGTVKRPTQRGPAMIFNKVKGYDDMRVLIGLLSSRQRVARMFNTTSENITNYFREAVKKPINPIVVGKEKAVCQEVVHYATDPDFDILKILPAPTNTPEDAGPYFTLGMCYAKDPENGDSDVTIHRLCVQSKDEISMYFVPGRHLDTFRQKAEAAGKPLPISISIGVDPAIEIGACFEAPTTPLGFDELSVAGGLRQQPVELTQCVSVDALGIANAEIVIEGELLPNVRVREDQNTNTGKAMPEFPGYTGEAKAAVPVIKVKAITHRKHPIMQTCIGPSDEHTNMAGIPTEASIFNMVEQALPGLLQNVHCPSPGTGKYLAVLQVKKTKPVDEGRQRQAALLAFSAFSELKHVIIVDEDVDPFDTDDVMWAMTTRYQGDVSTVFIPGVRCHPLDPSADPAFSPSIRDHGITCKTIFDCTVPYDLKANFKRSEFMEVDVERFIPGFNKK from the coding sequence ATGTCTGATTCAAATCAACCGACCGATTTTCCCCAAGTGACTGATCTACGCAGTGCACTTAACGTGCTACGTCAATACGATAACGAAGTGATTGAAACCGATACAGAAGTTGATCCTATTGCAGAGCTATCTGGTGTGTATCGTTATGTTGGCGCGCATGGCACGGTGAAACGTCCTACCCAGCGAGGGCCGGCAATGATCTTTAATAAGGTCAAAGGTTACGATGATATGCGTGTGTTAATTGGCTTATTATCGTCCCGCCAACGTGTTGCGCGTATGTTTAATACCACGTCGGAAAATATCACTAATTACTTTCGTGAAGCGGTGAAAAAACCGATTAATCCAATTGTGGTCGGAAAAGAGAAAGCCGTGTGCCAAGAAGTGGTACACTATGCCACGGATCCTGATTTTGATATCTTAAAAATCCTACCTGCACCTACCAATACACCAGAAGATGCTGGCCCGTATTTCACATTGGGTATGTGTTATGCGAAAGACCCTGAAAATGGCGATTCGGATGTCACTATCCACCGTTTATGTGTGCAGAGTAAAGATGAAATTTCGATGTATTTTGTGCCAGGTCGTCACTTAGATACCTTCCGTCAAAAAGCGGAAGCGGCAGGAAAGCCACTTCCAATTTCGATTAGTATTGGTGTTGATCCCGCGATTGAAATTGGTGCTTGTTTTGAAGCGCCAACGACACCTCTGGGTTTTGACGAGCTCTCTGTCGCTGGTGGTTTGCGCCAACAACCGGTTGAACTAACACAATGTGTGAGCGTCGATGCGCTCGGTATTGCGAATGCGGAAATCGTGATTGAAGGTGAATTACTACCGAACGTGCGTGTACGTGAAGATCAAAACACCAATACAGGGAAAGCGATGCCAGAGTTTCCAGGTTATACCGGTGAAGCTAAAGCAGCCGTACCTGTGATTAAAGTGAAAGCGATTACGCACCGCAAACACCCAATCATGCAAACCTGTATTGGTCCGAGTGATGAACACACGAATATGGCCGGGATTCCAACAGAGGCAAGTATTTTTAATATGGTCGAACAGGCTTTACCAGGTTTACTACAAAACGTACATTGCCCATCACCAGGTACTGGTAAATACTTAGCCGTATTACAGGTGAAAAAGACTAAACCAGTGGATGAAGGACGTCAGCGCCAAGCAGCATTATTGGCATTCTCCGCATTCTCTGAGTTAAAGCATGTGATTATTGTTGATGAAGATGTAGATCCGTTTGATACAGATGATGTAATGTGGGCCATGACCACACGTTATCAAGGTGACGTAAGCACTGTTTTTATTCCGGGGGTACGTTGCCATCCACTCGATCCTTCTGCGGATCCGGCGTTTAGCCCATCGATTCGTGACCATGGGATCACTTGTAAGACGATCTTCGATTGTACAGTGCCATATGATTTGAAGGCGAACTTCAAACGCAGTGAATTTATGGAAGTAGACGTAGAACGGTTTATTCCAGGGTTCAATAAAAAATAA
- a CDS encoding UbiX family flavin prenyltransferase, whose protein sequence is MTKDRLVIGISGASGFMYGFRALQMASSLGIETHVVMSPAADLTREHETDISASAIQDLADVVHPIDAVGASIASGSFKTLGMLVAPCSMHTLAAIANGVTDNLLTRAADVALKERRRLVLMARETPLHAGHIRNMQWVTESGGIVFPPVPALYAKPQSVEEIIDHSVSRALGMFGIECEQMPRWGETISLDNDGRE, encoded by the coding sequence ATGACGAAAGATCGACTAGTCATTGGTATTAGTGGCGCTTCCGGATTTATGTATGGATTTCGTGCATTACAGATGGCAAGCAGCTTGGGCATTGAAACACACGTTGTGATGTCGCCTGCAGCAGACTTAACCAGAGAACATGAAACCGACATTTCAGCCAGCGCAATCCAAGACCTTGCCGATGTGGTTCATCCCATTGATGCAGTTGGAGCAAGCATTGCCAGCGGTTCATTTAAGACGCTAGGGATGCTCGTTGCTCCTTGTTCAATGCACACACTAGCGGCTATCGCGAATGGTGTGACAGACAATTTACTGACTCGAGCGGCGGATGTGGCTTTAAAAGAACGTCGACGCTTGGTTTTAATGGCGCGTGAAACACCGTTACATGCCGGTCATATTCGCAATATGCAGTGGGTAACGGAATCGGGTGGGATTGTATTTCCGCCGGTTCCTGCGCTTTATGCCAAACCACAATCGGTGGAAGAAATCATTGACCATAGCGTTTCAAGAGCGCTGGGCATGTTTGGGATAGAGTGTGAACAGATGCCACGCTGGGGCGAAACGATCTCCTTAGATAATGATGGGAGAGAGTAA
- a CDS encoding DUF554 domain-containing protein gives MIVGPYINGACVLIGGIGGALLSSKMPERIRTTMPVIFGGVSMCMGIMLVIKGANMPVMVLSIVLGTLFGELVYLEKGIAKLGSKAKGLVELVTRSEPGTNESQADFLNAYVAIIVLFCASGTGIFGAMHEGMTGDASVLIAKSFLDFFTASIFATTLGYSVAVIAIPQAMIQLGLAYGATVIMPLTTPMMQADFTAAGGVLMFATGFRICGIKSFPVANMLPALVIVMPISSLWTSVFG, from the coding sequence GTGATAGTTGGTCCATATATAAACGGTGCATGTGTCTTAATTGGTGGGATTGGCGGGGCATTATTAAGCTCAAAAATGCCCGAGCGCATTCGTACTACCATGCCAGTGATTTTCGGTGGTGTCTCCATGTGTATGGGGATCATGCTGGTGATTAAAGGCGCGAATATGCCTGTCATGGTGTTATCGATAGTGCTTGGTACGTTATTTGGGGAGTTAGTCTACCTTGAAAAAGGCATTGCCAAATTAGGAAGTAAAGCCAAGGGGTTAGTCGAGCTTGTTACCCGTTCAGAACCCGGCACGAACGAATCACAAGCGGACTTTTTAAATGCATATGTGGCGATTATTGTGTTGTTTTGTGCTAGTGGCACAGGGATATTTGGTGCGATGCATGAAGGGATGACCGGTGATGCATCTGTTTTGATTGCAAAATCCTTCTTAGACTTTTTCACCGCGAGCATCTTTGCCACGACATTGGGTTATTCGGTTGCGGTCATCGCGATTCCTCAAGCGATGATACAGCTGGGTTTGGCTTATGGCGCAACGGTTATTATGCCACTGACTACACCGATGATGCAGGCTGATTTTACGGCCGCGGGTGGGGTATTAATGTTCGCTACCGGTTTTCGTATTTGCGGTATTAAGAGCTTCCCTGTAGCCAATATGCTGCCAGCATTAGTTATTGTGATGCCTATTTCATCGTTATGGACCAGTGTGTTCGGTTAA
- a CDS encoding LysR family transcriptional regulator: MINFATTDLNLLKTLDVLLTEHNVTRAAQRLHLSQPSVSVHLAKLRELFNDPLLIPSSRGMKPTLLAEELRQPLRNALQSLEMTLNNNQVFNPVLENKTWKIAAADYAEFIVIKPVMKNLIGQSSHSKLAIKHMIPDKLVRQLERGEIDIAFHVRDDSLGELKSRILLTEHYVLTARKTHPSLRPKIDLKQFSGLKHAIVSPNGGGFSGETDTLLKALGIERNVVLSVPNFYFLIDSIKQSDLVAMLPSRLVTNDPELQIIELPFTPPSFELVMLWHPRSHSDPAHQWLRDQVLNTALIH, translated from the coding sequence ATGATTAATTTTGCTACTACAGATTTAAATCTATTGAAGACGTTGGACGTGTTACTGACTGAACACAACGTTACTCGTGCAGCACAAAGGTTACATCTATCACAACCTTCAGTAAGCGTTCACCTAGCTAAATTGAGGGAACTGTTTAATGATCCATTATTGATTCCATCATCACGTGGAATGAAGCCTACTCTACTTGCAGAAGAGTTACGTCAACCTCTAAGAAACGCTCTACAATCATTAGAAATGACATTAAATAACAACCAAGTATTTAACCCCGTATTAGAGAACAAAACATGGAAAATAGCCGCCGCTGATTATGCTGAATTCATAGTCATCAAGCCAGTAATGAAAAATCTTATTGGCCAATCAAGCCACTCGAAATTAGCTATTAAGCATATGATTCCAGACAAATTGGTACGTCAACTGGAACGAGGAGAAATCGATATCGCATTTCATGTAAGAGATGATTCCCTTGGAGAGTTGAAGAGTAGAATATTGCTAACCGAACATTACGTTTTGACTGCAAGGAAAACACATCCCTCACTTCGACCCAAAATCGATCTAAAACAGTTTTCAGGCTTAAAACATGCCATTGTTTCACCTAACGGCGGAGGCTTTAGTGGAGAAACAGATACACTCCTAAAAGCGCTGGGGATTGAACGTAACGTTGTTCTATCGGTGCCTAATTTTTACTTTCTGATTGATAGTATTAAACAATCGGATTTGGTTGCTATGTTACCAAGTCGTCTGGTAACAAATGATCCCGAACTACAAATTATTGAACTACCTTTTACACCACCCTCATTTGAGTTGGTCATGCTATGGCACCCACGTTCACATTCAGATCCGGCACACCAATGGTTGAGAGATCAGGTATTAAATACTGCTTTAATCCACTGA
- a CDS encoding NAD(P)H-dependent oxidoreductase: MNILIVYAHPAPESFNAALKTEIVSYLDSQGHHVQISDLYAMRWKSTLDEGDMPQRDSSVPFHPSRDSQIAFESGTQSNDIQVEQEKLLWADAVIFQFPLWWFSMPAIMKGWFERVYAYGFAYGYGEHSDVHWGDRYGEGNLSGKRAMLLVTVGGWESHYSARGVNGPIEDILFPINHGMLFYPGFDVLPPMVIYRAGKMDTQRFSKIKLELHARLNGLDSIKPISYLKQNGGAYRIPELTLKDGVNEDKQGFDAHLISK; the protein is encoded by the coding sequence ATGAATATCCTTATTGTGTATGCTCACCCAGCACCTGAGTCATTTAATGCCGCTTTAAAGACAGAGATAGTCTCTTACTTAGATAGTCAGGGGCATCACGTACAGATTTCGGATTTGTATGCGATGCGCTGGAAGTCTACTCTGGATGAAGGTGACATGCCGCAACGAGATTCTAGTGTTCCTTTTCACCCATCTCGAGATTCACAAATTGCCTTTGAATCGGGAACTCAAAGTAATGACATTCAGGTAGAACAAGAGAAACTCCTCTGGGCTGACGCGGTTATTTTTCAATTTCCACTCTGGTGGTTTTCTATGCCAGCCATAATGAAAGGCTGGTTTGAAAGGGTATACGCCTATGGTTTTGCCTATGGTTATGGGGAACATTCTGATGTTCATTGGGGAGACCGTTATGGTGAAGGAAATCTATCGGGGAAGCGGGCGATGTTATTAGTTACTGTTGGTGGATGGGAGAGCCATTACAGTGCAAGGGGTGTCAATGGACCGATTGAAGATATCCTTTTCCCGATTAATCACGGTATGTTGTTTTATCCTGGATTTGATGTGTTACCACCAATGGTGATTTATCGAGCGGGTAAGATGGATACTCAGCGATTTTCCAAAATAAAGTTAGAACTCCATGCTCGCTTAAATGGTTTAGATTCGATTAAGCCAATTTCATATCTGAAACAAAATGGCGGCGCCTATCGAATCCCTGAATTGACGTTGAAGGATGGGGTTAATGAGGATAAGCAGGGCTTTGATGCTCATTTGATATCAAAATAA
- a CDS encoding glycoside hydrolase family 5 protein, with translation MNKKIVTLSLLSIIATAGCNSASGSSSNSSDDSISSQNSSTLNDSSLSLLSTSGTHIVNEDGDTVQLKGFNLGGWFVLENYMSPVDANDDPLTDSYSVMETLNDRFGVTTQRELMKTYQESWIQESDIENIANAGFNVVRIPVWWGQFFDLDNPTESGFRDDAFDVLDNIINACTDNNVYVIIDMHGAIGSQSLQSHTGRADTNELWDSEDDQTMTAWLWKKIAAHYKGNNTIAAFDLLNEPDVRSDTSTSWTTADTNEVLSVYDLFYDAVREADPNRMIMIEGTFGNWNWDQLPDPDDYGWTNIVYEMHEYQWDSDGGTTTSASTIEAGIENQVEDFENHKDWNVPGYIGEFNTFQTTSSVWQYAINEFDDAGLSWSMWSYSYKAVNGTAPNFWGWYDPTYWPSRPDLTNDTADDIATKWQNWATTDTFELNSALGIEP, from the coding sequence ATGAATAAAAAAATAGTCACACTGTCTCTGTTAAGCATCATTGCCACCGCGGGATGCAACAGTGCAAGTGGAAGTAGTAGCAATAGCAGTGACGATTCAATCAGTTCGCAAAATAGCTCAACACTGAATGATTCCTCTTTAAGCCTCCTGAGTACCAGTGGTACTCACATCGTTAACGAAGATGGCGATACCGTGCAACTCAAGGGGTTTAACCTAGGTGGCTGGTTTGTATTAGAAAACTATATGTCCCCCGTCGATGCCAACGACGATCCTCTTACCGATTCCTATTCGGTTATGGAAACACTCAACGATCGGTTTGGTGTCACCACGCAGCGCGAACTTATGAAAACTTATCAAGAGTCATGGATTCAAGAAAGTGACATCGAGAACATCGCCAACGCAGGGTTTAATGTAGTACGTATTCCTGTGTGGTGGGGGCAATTTTTCGATTTGGACAATCCAACAGAATCGGGATTTCGTGATGATGCCTTTGATGTGCTCGATAATATTATTAACGCGTGTACCGATAATAATGTCTATGTGATTATTGATATGCATGGGGCGATTGGTAGCCAAAGCTTGCAATCTCACACTGGTAGAGCTGATACCAACGAATTATGGGATTCTGAAGACGACCAAACCATGACCGCGTGGCTCTGGAAAAAAATCGCAGCCCACTATAAAGGTAATAACACGATAGCGGCCTTCGATTTATTAAACGAACCTGATGTTCGCAGTGATACTAGCACCAGTTGGACAACTGCCGATACTAATGAAGTGCTAAGTGTGTATGATCTGTTTTACGATGCAGTTCGAGAAGCCGATCCTAACCGCATGATCATGATTGAAGGTACGTTTGGTAATTGGAACTGGGACCAACTGCCTGATCCCGATGATTACGGCTGGACCAACATTGTGTATGAAATGCACGAATATCAGTGGGATTCAGATGGAGGTACCACCACCAGCGCCTCCACTATTGAAGCTGGCATCGAAAACCAAGTGGAAGACTTCGAAAATCATAAAGATTGGAATGTGCCTGGTTATATTGGTGAATTCAACACCTTCCAAACCACGTCATCGGTTTGGCAATACGCTATCAATGAATTTGATGACGCTGGGCTCAGTTGGAGTATGTGGTCTTATTCTTATAAAGCCGTTAACGGCACCGCTCCTAACTTTTGGGGTTGGTATGACCCAACCTATTGGCCATCGCGCCCGGATCTCACCAACGATACCGCCGACGACATCGCCACCAAATGGCAAAATTGGGCGACCACCGATACGTTTGAGCTAAATAGCGCATTAGGGATTGAGCCTTAG
- a CDS encoding sensor domain-containing diguanylate cyclase: MINEQKYFSATSVVSTISWLIISMVITSICLIVFFFHIIDNQTKQEMIGRVQASIKHDSLRMIDLSYEYTSWNLGYQKTIIEHDVDWMKLNYTEFLPEHYNLSFIALVKPNHQAELLGGIDKQALKYVNDIFQSPSINRKLALAKQRDERFIGHTFYTVIDGDVFYMIADPFIDKATQKVLSSSLLAFSRKLDPNEVMRFANEYDLPPLYINAHAKRYDGSIFLHELNGVPVARISWHITEIIDVYLPYIALFLLLLLGAALAIVRLVLKKDSENRAQYEDELYIAATTDPLTKVYNKRYLASYAKHQFKLYEQRNRPISILALDLDHFKQINDTYGHHIGDKALIHFCKQCEKNLRDIDVLGRIGGEEFAILLPRVTLNEAIEVGERIRQSIEKNPLNTEQGEINLTVSIGVTTRCAKVTFSKLLQQADSAMYQAKRSGRNQVVAYETPLCEI; the protein is encoded by the coding sequence ATGATTAACGAACAAAAATACTTTAGCGCTACGTCGGTTGTATCTACCATATCGTGGCTGATCATCTCCATGGTGATTACTAGTATCTGTTTGATCGTATTCTTTTTTCATATAATTGATAACCAAACTAAACAAGAGATGATTGGCCGTGTACAGGCATCAATTAAACACGATAGCTTACGTATGATCGACCTATCTTACGAATACACCAGTTGGAATTTAGGATATCAAAAAACCATTATCGAGCACGATGTCGACTGGATGAAACTCAACTACACTGAGTTTTTACCCGAGCATTACAACTTAAGTTTTATCGCGCTGGTAAAGCCTAATCATCAAGCAGAATTACTTGGCGGTATCGATAAACAAGCGCTTAAATATGTGAATGATATTTTTCAGTCCCCCTCAATAAATCGCAAATTAGCACTTGCCAAACAACGCGATGAACGTTTCATCGGACACACCTTTTATACAGTAATCGATGGCGACGTCTTTTATATGATTGCCGATCCATTTATCGACAAAGCAACGCAAAAGGTATTGTCTAGCAGTTTATTGGCCTTTTCTCGCAAGCTCGATCCGAACGAAGTCATGCGTTTTGCCAACGAATATGATTTGCCGCCACTTTATATTAATGCCCATGCTAAACGATATGATGGTTCGATATTTTTACATGAGCTCAATGGGGTTCCGGTTGCTCGGATCTCATGGCATATCACTGAAATTATTGATGTATACCTGCCTTATATCGCATTATTTTTATTGTTACTACTGGGTGCAGCTTTAGCGATTGTACGACTGGTGTTGAAAAAAGACTCTGAAAACCGCGCACAATATGAAGATGAGCTCTACATTGCTGCAACAACAGATCCATTAACCAAAGTCTATAACAAGCGCTATCTTGCGAGTTATGCAAAACATCAATTTAAACTTTACGAACAGCGTAATCGCCCAATTTCAATCCTAGCGCTTGATCTCGACCATTTTAAGCAGATCAATGACACTTATGGTCATCACATTGGTGATAAGGCGTTAATCCATTTTTGTAAACAGTGCGAAAAAAACTTACGAGACATCGATGTGCTAGGCAGAATTGGGGGCGAAGAGTTTGCCATCCTATTACCTCGAGTGACTCTAAATGAAGCCATAGAAGTGGGCGAGCGAATTCGTCAATCCATAGAGAAAAACCCGCTAAATACCGAGCAAGGAGAAATTAATCTTACAGTAAGTATTGGCGTTACCACGCGTTGTGCAAAAGTGACCTTTAGCAAACTGTTGCAACAAGCCGATTCCGCCATGTATCAGGCTAAACGCAGCGGGCGAAATCAAGTTGTGGCTTATGAAACGCCATTATGTGAGATATAA